In Desulfovibrio sp. UCD-KL4C, a single genomic region encodes these proteins:
- a CDS encoding M20 family metallopeptidase produces the protein MDLKNLVLSQLPPLIELYKHFHSNPELSGQEINTSHVLGNQLETCGIKVVRNIGGLGIVGTLENGDGPTIMIRADMDALPITENSGADYASSVNAQDSSGNSVGVMHACGHDLHMTSLVGVAKILSSLKDTWSGKILFVGQPAEEPMFGARAMIADGLFKKFCRPDYCLATHVCPKVHAGSIAVKPGPIMAGVFQLKIIVRGIGGHGAFPHETRDPVMLAARIISSLQTIVSRELSPLSPAVVTVGSIHGGTRANIIPEEVVMELTSRFFDSESRDHILHAIKRICRNEALAMDVPENLLPIIILEEGDELPATDNDLNLYTVVKDAVVENLGENHFVESCMVMGSEDFALYRNSDGIEIPSCLFFTGATSHSDMELFETESIDPPNLHNNKFLPPPEESITAAVTTMTATALKLLDSHK, from the coding sequence ATGGACTTAAAAAATCTTGTTTTATCACAGCTTCCACCTTTGATAGAGTTGTATAAACACTTTCACTCTAATCCAGAACTTTCTGGACAGGAAATTAATACTTCACATGTGCTTGGTAATCAGCTTGAGACTTGCGGAATAAAAGTTGTCCGCAATATCGGTGGTTTAGGGATTGTAGGGACTCTTGAAAATGGCGATGGCCCGACAATTATGATTCGTGCTGATATGGATGCACTGCCAATTACTGAAAATTCGGGTGCGGATTATGCTAGCTCTGTTAATGCTCAAGATAGCTCCGGTAATTCTGTAGGAGTTATGCATGCGTGCGGGCATGATTTGCATATGACTTCTCTTGTAGGAGTTGCAAAAATCTTATCTAGCTTGAAAGATACTTGGAGTGGTAAGATTCTATTTGTTGGTCAGCCTGCTGAAGAACCAATGTTCGGAGCTAGAGCTATGATTGCAGATGGCTTATTTAAAAAATTTTGTCGTCCGGATTATTGTCTTGCAACACACGTTTGTCCTAAAGTTCATGCCGGCTCTATTGCGGTTAAACCAGGACCTATTATGGCCGGAGTTTTTCAGCTTAAAATAATAGTTCGCGGTATTGGTGGGCATGGAGCATTTCCCCACGAAACTCGTGATCCTGTAATGCTTGCTGCACGTATTATTTCCTCTCTCCAAACAATAGTTAGCAGAGAATTGAGTCCTCTTAGTCCGGCTGTAGTTACAGTTGGTTCTATCCATGGAGGGACTCGTGCCAACATTATTCCCGAAGAAGTTGTTATGGAGTTGACCTCAAGGTTTTTTGATTCTGAAAGCCGCGATCACATTCTGCATGCAATTAAGCGTATCTGTCGTAATGAAGCTTTAGCTATGGATGTTCCAGAAAATCTTTTGCCTATTATTATTTTGGAAGAGGGTGATGAACTCCCTGCAACTGATAATGATCTTAATTTATACACAGTGGTAAAGGATGCGGTTGTAGAGAATTTAGGTGAAAATCATTTCGTTGAGTCATGTATGGTTATGGGCAGTGAAGATTTCGCGCTTTACAGAAATTCAGATGGGATTGAAATTCCTAGTTGTCTATTTTTTACTGGCGCAACCAGTCATTCAGATATGGAATTGTTCGAAACTGAATCAATTGATCCACCTAATCTTCATAACAATAAATTTCTTCCGCCACCGGAAGAAAGTATTACTGCTGCTGTTACAACAATGACCGCGACAGCTTTAAAATTATTAGATTCACATAAGTAA
- the nadB gene encoding L-aspartate oxidase: MQDKRMKTDVLIIGAGISGCISALTLAEKGIEVTLLTQGEDLFTGNTRLAQGGIVYTGPGDSPKILEKDILTAGWNYNNIKAIRTLTKNAPEALKHLLMDKYPVPFAHSEGEYCLTREGGHAVPRILYCADHTGYSIMEVLAKAVENTPNITICTQRTAVDLLTNHHHARQTDFKYCLSNKCLGAYVYNESIDAVETILADYTILATGGLGQIFLHTTNSTGSIGSGVAMASRAKVRIINSEMIQFHPTAFYQGTRSRASRRFLISEAVRGEGAKLVNCYGEAFMPRYDPRADLAPRDIVTRSIQEELLRTGEECVYLDAANFVKHNLKERFPTIYGTCTEAGTDITKSPIPVVPAAHYFCGGVLVDEKGRTTLDKLYAVGECSCTGLHGGNRLASTSLLEGMFWGFEAGKDIGRKISSKTSISKKLMNAIPDWENSGTNENEDPALIAQDWMLIRSIMWNYVGITRSTARLSRAMYDLQNLNRDLKSFYKRTPVSRPIVDLFHGCQAAIAVTAAAIKNKESLGCHYRID; encoded by the coding sequence ATGCAAGATAAACGTATGAAAACTGATGTTTTAATTATCGGAGCAGGAATATCCGGTTGCATATCAGCTTTAACTTTAGCGGAAAAAGGTATCGAAGTTACCCTGCTAACTCAAGGTGAGGATCTTTTCACCGGTAACACCAGGTTAGCTCAAGGCGGTATTGTTTATACCGGCCCAGGCGATTCTCCTAAAATTCTTGAAAAAGATATCCTAACAGCAGGATGGAACTATAATAATATCAAAGCAATCCGAACTTTGACAAAAAATGCTCCGGAAGCTTTGAAGCATCTGCTTATGGATAAATACCCTGTGCCATTTGCCCACAGTGAGGGAGAATATTGCCTGACCCGCGAAGGCGGTCACGCTGTTCCGCGCATACTCTACTGTGCTGATCATACTGGATATTCTATAATGGAAGTCCTTGCAAAAGCGGTAGAAAACACTCCTAATATTACTATTTGTACTCAACGAACCGCTGTTGACCTTTTGACCAACCATCATCATGCCAGACAAACAGATTTTAAATATTGCCTGAGCAATAAATGCCTTGGGGCGTATGTTTATAATGAATCTATAGATGCAGTAGAAACAATACTGGCCGATTATACTATATTAGCAACAGGCGGACTTGGTCAGATCTTTTTGCATACTACAAACTCTACAGGATCAATCGGATCCGGTGTAGCAATGGCTAGCCGTGCAAAAGTTAGAATTATAAACTCAGAAATGATTCAATTCCACCCTACAGCCTTTTATCAAGGCACACGCTCAAGAGCTAGCCGTAGATTTTTAATCTCCGAAGCAGTTCGCGGCGAAGGGGCTAAGCTGGTAAACTGTTATGGTGAAGCATTTATGCCACGCTATGATCCAAGAGCAGACCTTGCTCCTCGCGACATCGTAACACGCTCTATTCAAGAAGAACTCCTTAGAACTGGAGAAGAATGCGTTTATCTTGATGCTGCGAACTTTGTTAAACATAACTTAAAAGAAAGATTTCCAACTATTTATGGAACTTGTACTGAAGCTGGTACTGATATCACTAAGTCACCAATTCCAGTTGTTCCTGCTGCCCACTACTTCTGCGGAGGTGTTCTTGTAGATGAAAAAGGAAGAACAACTTTAGACAAGTTATACGCAGTCGGTGAATGTTCATGCACAGGACTGCATGGTGGAAACAGGCTGGCATCCACCTCACTACTTGAAGGAATGTTCTGGGGATTTGAGGCTGGTAAAGATATCGGAAGAAAAATTTCAAGTAAGACATCAATCAGTAAAAAGTTAATGAATGCAATCCCTGACTGGGAAAATTCCGGTACAAATGAAAATGAAGATCCGGCTTTAATTGCCCAGGACTGGATGCTAATCCGCAGTATTATGTGGAATTATGTAGGGATAACAAGATCAACAGCGCGTCTAAGCCGCGCAATGTACGATTTGCAAAATCTCAACAGAGATTTAAAATCTTTTTACAAAAGAACTCCTGTCAGTCGTCCAATTGTTGATTTATTCCACGGATGTCAGGCAGCAATTGCAGTTACAGCTGCGGCAATAAAAAATAAAGAAAGTCTAGGCTGTCACTATAGAATAGATTAA
- a CDS encoding inositol monophosphatase family protein, which yields MNSILKKASSVVLEAGNIIKEGWVKPKSIKHKGRIDLVTETDLAVELFLKEELSKILPGASFLAEETAGNADLVDRTWIIDPIDGTTNFAHGLPMIATSVALWVDGAVALGIINLPILNELFTAVKGQGAFMNAESIHVSDCRSMEDSLIATGFPYAIEDHVDFITKALNKVLLSTQGVRRPGAAALDLAYLACGRYDGYYENALKPWDTASGWLLVEEAGGTVSDYNNKDFNLFSPSILATNSKLHEPLGKILKSCL from the coding sequence ATGAATTCGATTCTTAAAAAAGCATCATCGGTTGTTCTTGAGGCTGGAAATATTATTAAGGAAGGATGGGTAAAGCCTAAAAGTATTAAGCATAAAGGTCGTATTGACCTTGTTACTGAGACCGATTTAGCCGTTGAACTTTTTCTTAAAGAAGAACTTTCAAAAATACTTCCTGGAGCTTCCTTTTTAGCAGAAGAAACCGCTGGAAATGCAGATCTTGTTGACCGAACGTGGATAATTGATCCTATTGATGGGACAACTAACTTTGCTCACGGCCTGCCGATGATCGCGACTTCTGTTGCTTTATGGGTTGATGGGGCCGTTGCGCTAGGAATAATTAATCTGCCCATTTTGAATGAACTTTTCACCGCAGTGAAAGGCCAAGGGGCGTTTATGAATGCGGAATCAATTCATGTTTCGGATTGCCGGAGTATGGAGGATTCGCTTATCGCAACAGGTTTTCCATATGCTATTGAGGACCATGTTGATTTCATCACCAAAGCACTGAATAAAGTCCTTTTGAGTACTCAGGGTGTGCGTAGGCCGGGCGCAGCCGCCCTTGACTTGGCTTACCTCGCATGTGGTAGATATGATGGTTATTATGAAAATGCCCTGAAACCATGGGATACAGCATCTGGATGGTTGCTTGTTGAAGAAGCAGGGGGAACTGTTTCAGATTATAATAATAAAGATTTTAACTTGTTCTCACCCTCTATTCTAGCTACCAATTCTAAACTTCATGAGCCACTTGGTAAAATCTTAAAATCTTGCTTATAG
- the rimI gene encoding ribosomal protein S18-alanine N-acetyltransferase: protein MKSIEVTTRDQMIIEVGLESIDEVRKLESVCFDYHWTEEQFKLGLERRAFYILGYVLEGLLVGYLAYSMVLDEMEVLNLGVHPDYRKHGIARELMLALLKQCRDADIVKGLLDVKKSNIPAISLYESLGFKQVGVRKKYYPDTNEDAILYDLEM, encoded by the coding sequence ATGAAAAGCATAGAAGTCACTACTCGTGACCAAATGATAATCGAAGTCGGGCTGGAATCAATTGATGAGGTTCGAAAGCTTGAAAGTGTGTGTTTTGACTATCACTGGACAGAAGAGCAATTTAAGCTTGGACTTGAACGGAGAGCCTTCTATATTCTTGGATATGTACTAGAAGGTCTGCTGGTCGGATATCTTGCGTACTCAATGGTTCTTGATGAAATGGAAGTACTTAATTTAGGAGTGCATCCAGACTACAGGAAACATGGAATTGCCAGAGAGCTGATGTTGGCCTTGTTAAAGCAATGCCGCGATGCAGATATTGTGAAAGGTTTGCTTGATGTCAAAAAGTCAAATATTCCTGCTATATCTCTTTATGAAAGCTTAGGCTTTAAGCAGGTTGGAGTTCGCAAAAAATATTATCCAGATACTAATGAAGATGCTATTCTTTATGATCTGGAAATGTAA
- the secG gene encoding preprotein translocase subunit SecG, translating into MQTLVITVHIIACVFLIIFVLLQSGKEDMGVIFGGGSGSVFGSTGAGGVLVKVTSFLAAIFLITSLSYNYLAGNRMSDDSIMLQGDGVVTPMPEVDKPVVTFEKTESAKTDAVKTEAAKTEETK; encoded by the coding sequence TTGCAAACGCTCGTAATTACAGTACACATTATCGCCTGCGTGTTTCTGATCATCTTTGTTCTTTTACAGAGTGGTAAGGAAGACATGGGGGTAATCTTCGGCGGAGGAAGTGGCTCTGTTTTCGGTAGTACCGGAGCAGGAGGGGTTTTAGTTAAAGTAACCTCTTTTCTCGCAGCGATTTTTTTGATTACATCGCTCAGTTATAACTACCTTGCCGGTAACAGAATGTCAGATGATTCTATCATGCTTCAAGGTGACGGAGTTGTTACCCCGATGCCAGAAGTTGACAAGCCAGTGGTTACTTTTGAAAAGACAGAGTCAGCTAAGACTGACGCTGTTAAAACAGAAGCAGCCAAGACTGAAGAAACAAAATAG
- the nadA gene encoding quinolinate synthase NadA, translated as MYSKIISDLKAKLGKNLAILGHHYQADEIIRHTDLKGDSLELARQIERLDAEYIVFCGVHFMAESAAIVRKDNQKIYIPDSSAGCVMANMAPAELVDTIVSKILNETGRKIIPLAYVNTPAAVKAVCGKHDGSVCTSANAEKMLKWALGRGDGVLFLPDKNLALNTADKLGIPEEKRLILDIRNKGANLDTKATTDKQLLIWPGLCAIHQRFKLSQIEKLRKEHPDAKVIVHPECPPELVKAADGNGSTSYLIKFVAEAPLGSTIIIGTETNLVNRLAKQFPDKHIVPLSVSFCSNMAKVTEQKLAELLKNIETAKFEDVSDDIRVPAKVALERMLEVCA; from the coding sequence ATGTACTCCAAAATTATTAGTGATTTAAAGGCAAAGTTAGGGAAAAACCTTGCAATTCTAGGGCACCATTATCAGGCTGACGAAATAATCAGGCACACTGATTTAAAAGGTGATTCGCTTGAACTGGCTAGACAGATTGAAAGACTTGATGCCGAATATATTGTTTTTTGCGGCGTTCATTTTATGGCTGAATCTGCAGCCATCGTCCGTAAAGATAATCAAAAGATTTATATACCAGACTCTTCTGCGGGATGTGTCATGGCGAATATGGCCCCTGCTGAGTTGGTTGATACAATCGTATCTAAAATACTTAACGAAACTGGCCGAAAGATTATTCCACTTGCTTACGTTAACACCCCCGCAGCAGTAAAAGCCGTTTGCGGAAAACATGACGGATCAGTCTGCACCTCAGCAAATGCTGAAAAGATGTTAAAATGGGCGCTTGGAAGAGGTGATGGTGTTCTTTTTCTCCCTGATAAAAATCTTGCGCTGAACACAGCTGATAAGCTTGGTATTCCAGAAGAAAAAAGATTAATTTTAGACATTCGGAACAAAGGCGCAAATTTAGATACTAAAGCAACTACGGATAAACAGCTTCTAATCTGGCCCGGCCTTTGTGCAATTCACCAAAGATTTAAACTTTCTCAAATTGAAAAACTACGTAAGGAACATCCTGACGCAAAAGTTATTGTGCATCCTGAATGTCCTCCTGAACTGGTTAAAGCGGCCGACGGTAACGGTTCGACCTCCTATCTCATAAAGTTTGTAGCCGAAGCTCCACTCGGTTCGACTATAATTATCGGGACTGAAACCAATTTGGTAAACAGATTGGCTAAACAGTTTCCTGACAAACACATCGTTCCTTTAAGTGTTAGTTTTTGCAGTAACATGGCCAAAGTTACTGAACAAAAACTTGCCGAACTTCTCAAGAATATTGAGACTGCAAAATTTGAAGACGTTTCAGATGATATCAGAGTTCCTGCCAAAGTTGCCCTTGAAAGGATGCTTGAGGTTTGTGCGTGA
- a CDS encoding NUDIX domain-containing protein: MKNKLNSVEVVDIKNYPFARMNLTEVHRQSLRHRSVIVLVYDSNGKLYLQKRNAEKRYYPGRWDLSASGHVYFKESFEDAALRVLKTKLGIEYANIKELTELNASSETGYEFIKLFVLDKPNIVPAPNPDEVESGFFYSMNELEWLLKECRELLAPKLVYLNEIKMLYKMK, translated from the coding sequence ATGAAAAATAAACTCAATTCTGTCGAAGTTGTCGATATTAAAAATTATCCTTTTGCTAGAATGAACCTTACTGAAGTTCACAGGCAGTCATTGAGACACAGATCAGTGATCGTTCTAGTATATGATAGCAATGGAAAACTCTATCTACAAAAAAGAAATGCAGAAAAAAGATATTATCCAGGAAGATGGGATCTTTCTGCCAGTGGTCATGTATATTTTAAAGAATCATTTGAAGATGCGGCTTTAAGAGTCTTAAAAACAAAACTGGGGATAGAATACGCGAATATCAAAGAACTTACAGAACTAAATGCTTCATCTGAAACTGGATACGAATTTATCAAACTCTTTGTTCTGGATAAACCAAATATAGTTCCAGCACCTAATCCAGATGAAGTGGAATCAGGATTTTTCTATTCTATGAATGAACTGGAATGGCTTCTTAAGGAATGTCGTGAACTTCTTGCTCCAAAACTTGTGTATTTAAACGAAATAAAAATGTTATACAAAATGAAATAG
- a CDS encoding 1,4-dihydroxy-2-naphthoate polyprenyltransferase — MKTSLYSWILAVRPKTLPAAVCPVLVASALAFQADSFQWVPALLCLLFALLIQIGTNFANDYFDFIKGADTEERQGPKRMTASGVISLSKMKFMTAVIFFLAFIVGVGLLPFGGWWLLAVGILSIFLGYGYTGGPFPLAYLGLGEIFVMIFFGWVAVGCTYMVQAGGINYIVLLAATAIGALSTNLLVVNNHRDVETDIKANKRTLAVRFGRKFSAFEYRIWFGLALLCTLIIACILKSFWMLLPFAVLPLGIKLCVMIGLPQTGAVYIRMLGKTAAVLVLYSLLMSIGLLLS, encoded by the coding sequence ATGAAAACAAGCTTATACTCATGGATCTTGGCCGTTCGTCCCAAGACGCTTCCCGCAGCAGTATGTCCGGTTCTAGTTGCCAGCGCATTGGCATTTCAAGCAGACAGTTTTCAGTGGGTACCTGCTTTACTCTGCCTGCTATTTGCCCTGCTTATTCAGATAGGAACCAATTTCGCAAATGACTATTTCGATTTTATAAAAGGTGCTGATACGGAAGAACGTCAGGGGCCTAAGCGAATGACAGCTTCCGGCGTAATTTCTTTATCGAAAATGAAGTTCATGACAGCCGTGATCTTTTTTCTGGCTTTCATAGTTGGAGTCGGACTTCTACCATTTGGCGGTTGGTGGTTGCTGGCGGTCGGTATTCTTTCGATTTTTCTAGGGTACGGCTATACTGGAGGTCCCTTCCCTCTGGCTTATCTTGGACTGGGCGAGATTTTTGTGATGATCTTTTTCGGATGGGTTGCAGTAGGATGCACCTATATGGTGCAAGCCGGAGGAATCAATTACATAGTCCTTTTGGCGGCTACAGCTATAGGAGCATTGAGCACGAATCTGCTGGTGGTGAACAACCATCGAGATGTTGAAACAGACATCAAAGCAAATAAACGTACTCTTGCCGTTCGTTTCGGGCGGAAATTTTCCGCATTTGAATACCGGATCTGGTTTGGTCTCGCCTTGCTCTGCACTCTAATAATAGCCTGTATTTTGAAATCTTTCTGGATGCTTCTGCCTTTTGCGGTTTTACCACTAGGTATAAAGCTCTGCGTGATGATAGGACTGCCGCAAACAGGTGCTGTCTACATACGTATGCTTGGCAAAACCGCCGCAGTATTGGTTCTGTATTCTCTTTTGATGAGTATTGGTTTGCTATTAAGTTAG
- a CDS encoding DsrE family protein: MNYKVVFHIDWDDGQVLNMALGNMENLLKDPSVDSSEIMLVANGDSVRLFRTEFCGNFLPRMRDLHSNGVKFCICNNSLNKLKYKPENMVDVCEIVPAGVVELCKRQAEGFAYIKP, from the coding sequence GTGAATTATAAAGTTGTTTTTCACATTGATTGGGATGACGGTCAGGTTTTGAATATGGCTCTTGGAAATATGGAAAACTTATTGAAAGATCCTTCAGTTGATTCTTCAGAAATTATGCTAGTAGCGAACGGTGACTCAGTACGACTTTTCAGAACTGAATTTTGTGGTAATTTCCTTCCTCGAATGAGAGATCTACATTCAAACGGCGTTAAATTTTGTATCTGCAATAATTCTCTTAATAAGCTCAAATATAAACCGGAAAATATGGTAGATGTTTGCGAAATAGTTCCAGCAGGCGTGGTTGAGCTGTGTAAACGACAAGCTGAAGGATTCGCTTACATTAAGCCTTAG
- the tpiA gene encoding triose-phosphate isomerase has protein sequence MKKLMAANWKMYKTRAEAKATAEDFYSRIDGKLPSDREVLIAAPFTALESVGSVLAGKANCHLCAENMYPAKEGAFTGEISPDMLKDVGCGFALAGHSERRHVLGESSKFVGEKVAFGLKAGLSMILCIGETIEERKAGEVQKVIDEQLEVGLAEIPADFSPESIVIAYEPVWAIGTGEVAGPEEIVEAHSFVRNKLKNIFPKKANEIRILYGGSVKPANCAQIISLDNVDGVLVGGASLDGESFSQIALA, from the coding sequence ATGAAAAAATTAATGGCCGCTAACTGGAAAATGTATAAAACCCGCGCAGAAGCCAAGGCTACTGCTGAGGATTTTTATTCACGAATTGATGGAAAACTGCCCAGTGATAGGGAAGTTTTAATTGCAGCACCGTTTACGGCTCTTGAAAGCGTCGGTTCTGTGCTAGCTGGCAAAGCTAACTGCCATCTTTGTGCGGAAAATATGTATCCAGCCAAGGAAGGGGCCTTTACCGGTGAAATATCACCGGATATGCTCAAAGACGTTGGCTGCGGATTTGCTCTTGCAGGACATTCTGAGCGCAGACATGTGTTAGGCGAGTCTAGCAAATTTGTAGGCGAAAAAGTTGCATTCGGGTTGAAAGCAGGGCTTTCGATGATTCTTTGTATCGGTGAAACCATCGAAGAAAGAAAAGCTGGAGAAGTTCAAAAGGTTATTGATGAACAACTCGAAGTTGGATTAGCTGAAATTCCTGCTGATTTTTCTCCTGAATCAATTGTAATTGCTTATGAGCCAGTGTGGGCGATTGGAACCGGAGAGGTTGCTGGCCCGGAAGAAATTGTCGAAGCTCATAGTTTTGTTAGAAATAAGTTGAAAAATATTTTTCCTAAAAAAGCTAATGAAATTAGGATCTTATATGGAGGAAGTGTCAAGCCTGCAAACTGCGCCCAGATAATATCGCTTGACAATGTGGACGGAGTATTGGTAGGAGGCGCGAGCTTGGACGGTGAAAGTTTCAGTCAGATTGCTCTGGCATAA
- a CDS encoding rod shape-determining protein, with translation MLWARFISFLGKDLAMDLGTANTLLYTPKDGIVLNEPSVVALDARDDSVIAVGKEAKEYLGRTPDKIRAIRPMKDGVIADFEVTKKMISFFIQKVINKRNLIKPKIIICVPTGITQVEKRAVIESGQQAGAREVRLIEEPMAAAIGAGLNIHEPEGNMVVDIGGGTTEVAVITLSSVAHSQSVRVAGDEMNLAIMRYVQDEFKLLIGENTAERAKIAIGSAIELPEALNMTISGRNLIDGKPKAIEITDAHIREAISDPVAAIVTSVKIALENTQPELVSDIATNGLLLAGGGALLNGLDILINRETTLKVIIDNDPLTTVVRGTGLSLQKDKGFEKVYIN, from the coding sequence ATGCTATGGGCTAGATTCATAAGCTTTTTAGGCAAAGATCTTGCTATGGACCTGGGTACTGCCAATACACTTCTTTATACACCTAAAGATGGTATTGTTTTAAATGAACCGTCTGTTGTTGCACTTGATGCACGTGATGACTCCGTTATTGCGGTAGGCAAGGAAGCAAAAGAGTATCTTGGAAGAACTCCTGATAAAATCAGAGCTATCCGTCCAATGAAAGATGGAGTTATTGCTGATTTTGAGGTGACAAAAAAAATGATATCTTTCTTCATTCAGAAAGTTATCAATAAACGTAATCTTATTAAACCTAAGATTATTATCTGTGTTCCAACAGGAATTACACAGGTAGAAAAACGTGCAGTTATAGAATCAGGGCAACAGGCAGGGGCGCGTGAAGTCCGACTCATTGAAGAACCTATGGCCGCTGCGATAGGTGCCGGACTTAACATTCATGAACCGGAAGGCAACATGGTTGTTGATATCGGCGGAGGAACGACTGAAGTTGCCGTCATTACTCTTTCCTCGGTTGCTCATAGCCAATCAGTGCGAGTTGCCGGTGACGAAATGAATTTAGCTATTATGCGCTACGTTCAGGATGAATTTAAATTACTGATCGGTGAAAATACAGCAGAACGGGCTAAAATAGCTATCGGCTCAGCCATTGAACTCCCTGAAGCTCTTAATATGACAATTTCTGGAAGAAATTTAATTGATGGTAAACCAAAAGCTATTGAAATTACTGATGCGCATATAAGAGAAGCCATTTCTGATCCTGTTGCTGCTATTGTCACATCAGTTAAGATTGCTCTTGAAAATACTCAACCTGAACTCGTTAGCGATATTGCTACAAATGGTCTTCTTCTAGCGGGCGGTGGGGCCCTTTTAAATGGGCTTGATATTTTGATAAATCGTGAAACAACGCTTAAAGTTATTATTGATAACGATCCTCTGACAACTGTTGTCCGCGGTACGGGCCTAAGTCTACAAAAAGACAAAGGTTTTGAAAAAGTTTACATAAATTAA
- the pgk gene encoding phosphoglycerate kinase, translating to MRFIDELDISGKKLLLRVDFNVPLDGEIITDDNRIKAAIPTIKYALDNGAAVIVMAHLGKPKGKKVAEFSLKPAAKRLAEYLGIDVPLAPDCIGTEVEKMAAALKPGHVLMLENLRFHPEEQGKTPDDRGDFGAKLAALADIYVNDAFGVAHRPNSSVVDVPYHAKKCCAGFLLKLEWENLGEALKNPEKPYIAISGGAKVSTKLGILNNLIGKVDHFIIGGAMANTFLLAQGKNVGKSLVEEGLVDIARDILTKAAASGTNLHLPEDFVWGKNIEEAAGICDADHVPSDGMLLDIGPVSTQKFCDVISEAKTIVWNGPMGLFEKPAFAEGSLKVCKAMAESDGTTIVGGGDTDAVVHKAGLQDDFTFISTGGGSFLEFLEGKELPAFKALKENLDK from the coding sequence ATGCGCTTCATTGACGAACTCGACATTTCGGGTAAAAAGTTACTTTTAAGAGTGGACTTTAATGTCCCTCTCGATGGTGAAATCATTACTGATGATAACCGCATTAAAGCTGCAATTCCAACTATTAAATATGCGTTGGATAACGGAGCTGCTGTAATCGTAATGGCTCATCTTGGTAAGCCGAAAGGTAAAAAAGTCGCAGAATTTAGCCTTAAGCCTGCTGCCAAACGTTTGGCTGAATATCTCGGAATAGATGTTCCTCTTGCGCCGGATTGTATCGGGACTGAAGTTGAGAAAATGGCTGCAGCGCTTAAGCCGGGACATGTTTTAATGCTTGAAAACTTACGTTTTCATCCTGAAGAACAAGGAAAAACTCCTGACGATAGAGGAGATTTCGGTGCAAAATTGGCTGCACTTGCAGATATATATGTAAATGATGCATTCGGTGTTGCTCACAGGCCTAACTCCTCAGTTGTTGATGTCCCTTATCATGCAAAAAAATGCTGTGCAGGCTTTTTACTGAAGCTTGAATGGGAAAATCTTGGCGAAGCTCTTAAGAATCCTGAAAAACCGTATATTGCTATTTCTGGCGGTGCAAAAGTTTCTACAAAACTTGGCATTCTCAATAACTTGATTGGTAAAGTTGATCATTTTATTATCGGTGGAGCCATGGCCAACACATTCCTTCTCGCACAAGGAAAGAATGTGGGGAAATCTCTTGTCGAAGAAGGGCTTGTTGATATCGCTCGAGATATTCTTACTAAGGCAGCAGCTTCCGGAACAAATCTTCACCTTCCAGAAGATTTTGTCTGGGGTAAAAATATCGAAGAAGCTGCCGGGATATGTGATGCCGACCATGTTCCATCGGATGGAATGCTTTTGGATATCGGCCCCGTAAGTACTCAAAAATTTTGTGACGTTATTTCAGAAGCCAAGACAATAGTCTGGAACGGCCCTATGGGACTTTTTGAAAAACCTGCTTTTGCAGAAGGTTCTTTGAAAGTCTGTAAAGCTATGGCCGAATCTGATGGTACTACCATCGTTGGAGGGGGAGATACCGATGCAGTTGTTCACAAGGCTGGACTGCAAGACGACTTCACTTTCATATCTACAGGAGGCGGTTCGTTCCTTGAATTTCTAGAAGGAAAAGAACTTCCCGCCTTCAAAGCCTTGAAGGAGAACTTGGATAAATGA